Genomic segment of Bacillota bacterium:
TTCACAGGCTGCACCTGCGCCATCATCTGCCACAACGCACGAACATCTTCCAGCTCGGCGCGGCAGGAGGCACACCCGGCGGCGTGTTCCTCCATCTTCGCCGCCAGAGGAGGCGCTATGCTTCGCTCGATGTATGCCGATATGAGTTCCCGAAACTGTTCACAACGCATGGTTCCAACACCACTCTTCCGCTGGTAGGCTCTTCGTTGCGTTTGACGAACTTATCCGCCAAAAAGTTCCCGCGAGGGTTGCAAAATCTCACGCAACGCCAGCCGGGCGCGGTTCAGTCGGCTTTTAACCGTGCCCACCGGCAGATTCAGCATCTGTGCGATCTCTTCATACGAGAGGTTTTCAAAGTGATACAACACGATGAGGATGCGACGTTCCGGAGGAAGCTGCGCAATCGCCTTCTGCAAAACCTCTTCGCGTTCCTCTTGCTCCACCAGCTCCTCAGGGCCTGGGCTGGTGTCTTCTATCTGGCGCGTGAGGGTATCGCCGTCCAGCTCGAGCTGCTCTTCTAACGAGACGTTATGGCGCCCCTTCGACCGCTTGCGCATGTCCAGAAAGGTGTTGACCACCACCCGATGCAGCCACGTGCCGAAGTTGGCTTCACCGCGAAAGGTATGTAGCCCCTGAAAGACGCGCACAAAGGCTTCTACCACCACATCGCTGGCATCGTCGTAGTTGCCCGACAGGCGGTAAGCCAGATTGTACGCCTGCTTCTCGTATCGGCGTACGAGCTCGTCAAACGCTTCGCGATCGCCAGTGCGACATCGCTCAATCAGCTGCCGGTCTTCAAGAGGTGCCATGGTGTACCTCTCATGCTGGCGAGAGAGCGTTTCGCAACGCCTGCTGCTCTTCTTCACTTAGCGGGTGCGAGGGCTGTCCCTGCCGCACCGCCTTGGCATATACCCGCACATCCGAGCGACTGTAAACGCTGGTCAGGATGATACCGTTTTGCCAGGCGTCCAGCATCGCCAGCGAAAAGCTTTGTTGCCCCCCAACGTCTTCGAATGCATCATAACGCACCAGTCCCACGTGCTGCACACACAGAGGTATCCGCTCCTCGAGGGCGGAAACCCGCTGTTCCACCTGCCGCTGACGGGTATCCACTTCCTCCACCCGTGCGAGGTGGTCCATCAACACCCTTTCCAGGCTCGCACCGCTCGCACCTGCAGTCAACCTCTGGAGGCGTCTGCTCAACGAGCGTACCCGCACCAGCAGCAGTGTCAACAACAGCACCCACAACAGGTGCAGAAGCAGACACACGACAAGCCACATCTCCGCATTCTGCCCGACGCTTTCCTGCACTCCCTGCCACAGGGACA
This window contains:
- a CDS encoding sigma-70 family RNA polymerase sigma factor; this translates as MAPLEDRQLIERCRTGDREAFDELVRRYEKQAYNLAYRLSGNYDDASDVVVEAFVRVFQGLHTFRGEANFGTWLHRVVVNTFLDMRKRSKGRHNVSLEEQLELDGDTLTRQIEDTSPGPEELVEQEEREEVLQKAIAQLPPERRILIVLYHFENLSYEEIAQMLNLPVGTVKSRLNRARLALREILQPSRELFGG
- a CDS encoding DUF4446 family protein; this translates as MSLWQGVQESVGQNAEMWLVVCLLLHLLWVLLLTLLLVRVRSLSRRLQRLTAGASGASLERVLMDHLARVEEVDTRQRQVEQRVSALEERIPLCVQHVGLVRYDAFEDVGGQQSFSLAMLDAWQNGIILTSVYSRSDVRVYAKAVRQGQPSHPLSEEEQQALRNALSPA